A region of Moorena producens PAL-8-15-08-1 DNA encodes the following proteins:
- a CDS encoding fructosamine kinase family protein has protein sequence MWKEIADEISQVTGETFEINQRQSVGGGCINQGYALVGKTNKYFVKLNAASQVYMFEAEALGLKQMVATQTIRIPKPICYGTAVDCSYIVLEWLDFGGGNSTESWVKMGHQLAAMHQAATPQPPSEMGKFGWNQNNTIGSTPQVNQWMSDWVEFFVEYRLGYQFQLARRRSGHFPKQDQLLAEVPKLLDHQPQPSLVHGDLWGGNGAITMAGEPVIFDPATYVGDREVDIAMTELFGGFPAAFYRGYNEVWPLEQGYKRRKNLYNLYHILNHFNLFGSGYESQANRMIDQILRD, from the coding sequence ATGTGGAAAGAAATTGCTGACGAGATCAGCCAAGTCACCGGTGAAACCTTTGAGATTAACCAGCGCCAATCTGTTGGTGGTGGCTGTATTAATCAGGGTTATGCTCTGGTCGGTAAGACTAATAAGTATTTTGTTAAACTCAATGCTGCTTCTCAAGTCTATATGTTTGAGGCCGAAGCCCTCGGTCTCAAGCAGATGGTGGCAACCCAAACCATCCGAATCCCCAAACCAATTTGCTATGGTACTGCCGTCGATTGTTCTTATATTGTCTTGGAGTGGCTAGACTTTGGTGGCGGTAATAGTACCGAGTCTTGGGTAAAAATGGGACATCAGTTAGCAGCCATGCATCAGGCTGCTACTCCTCAACCTCCAAGCGAGATGGGTAAGTTTGGTTGGAATCAAAATAATACGATTGGTTCGACACCACAAGTAAATCAATGGATGTCGGATTGGGTAGAGTTTTTTGTAGAGTATCGCCTGGGTTATCAGTTTCAGCTAGCACGGCGTCGCAGTGGTCATTTCCCCAAACAAGACCAATTACTGGCAGAAGTTCCTAAATTACTGGATCATCAGCCTCAACCATCGTTAGTACACGGTGATTTATGGGGTGGTAATGGGGCTATTACCATGGCGGGAGAACCAGTAATTTTTGACCCAGCTACTTATGTAGGCGATCGCGAAGTTGATATTGCCATGACCGAATTATTTGGTGGTTTCCCAGCAGCATTTTATCGAGGCTATAACGAGGTGTGGCCTTTAGAGCAAGGTTACAAACGGCGGAAAAACCTCTATAACCTTTACCACATCCTCAATCACTTTAATCTGTTTGGTAGTGGTTATGAATCCCAAGCTAACCGGATGATTGATCAGATTTTGAGAGATTAA
- a CDS encoding sporulation protein: MFKKLLAQVGIGAAKVDTRLYFDSLAPGEMVEGEVYITGGDVSQKIDDIYIYVVTEYLREEEDTAITEECILMQYRLSERFNLEAKEEIVIPFSFPLPEETPLTLTSQPVYLRTGLDIPIAVDPKDIDYIEVHPHPLMQAVFDALENLGFQLHEIDCQYNTHFGGRYPFVQEFEFRPMGKYQGHLDELEIIFSLYSEDLEVFLEIDKRARGFGGFLEEAFDLDERYVQFQVTLDDLNLPMGELEGMIEEIIESQIN; encoded by the coding sequence ATGTTTAAAAAGCTATTAGCTCAGGTTGGCATTGGAGCAGCAAAGGTAGATACACGTTTGTACTTTGATTCCCTAGCGCCTGGGGAAATGGTAGAAGGGGAAGTTTATATTACTGGGGGAGATGTTTCCCAGAAAATTGATGATATTTATATTTATGTGGTTACGGAATACTTGCGGGAAGAAGAAGATACCGCAATCACAGAGGAATGCATATTAATGCAATATCGCCTCTCGGAACGCTTCAACTTAGAGGCAAAAGAGGAAATAGTAATTCCATTTTCGTTTCCCCTGCCAGAGGAAACACCACTGACATTAACCAGCCAACCAGTATATTTACGTACTGGCTTAGATATTCCCATTGCCGTTGACCCAAAAGACATCGATTACATTGAGGTACATCCACACCCCTTAATGCAAGCGGTATTTGATGCATTAGAAAACCTAGGGTTTCAACTTCATGAAATCGATTGTCAGTACAATACTCACTTCGGGGGTAGATATCCATTCGTCCAAGAGTTCGAGTTTAGACCCATGGGTAAGTATCAGGGTCACTTGGATGAATTGGAAATCATTTTTTCTCTCTACTCAGAAGACTTAGAAGTTTTCCTAGAAATAGACAAACGAGCCCGTGGATTTGGTGGTTTCCTAGAAGAAGCTTTCGATCTAGATGAACGTTATGTCCAATTTCAGGTAACGCTGGATGACCTCAATCTTCCTATGGGTGAATTAGAAGGAATGATTGAGGAGATTATTGAGAGTCAAATTAACTAG
- a CDS encoding type II toxin-antitoxin system VapC family toxin — protein MYLLDTNHCSLLIAGNPAVLQRMWDKGNVPVCTCTIVRGELMLMVQNSEQKATNIARVQAFLQGIYIYPVDNETADIYGQFKAEILQYFGPKDRKKRRKTKIQELGISDNDLWIAAIALRHGLTIVSADSDFQRMQQVRALLVESWL, from the coding sequence TAGTTTACTGATTGCAGGCAATCCAGCCGTACTTCAACGGATGTGGGACAAAGGTAATGTACCAGTTTGTACCTGCACTATTGTTCGGGGGGAACTGATGTTGATGGTTCAAAATTCCGAACAAAAGGCTACAAATATAGCACGAGTACAAGCCTTTCTTCAAGGTATTTATATCTATCCAGTAGATAATGAAACAGCTGATATCTATGGTCAATTTAAAGCCGAGATATTGCAGTATTTTGGACCGAAAGACCGGAAGAAGCGACGAAAAACCAAAATTCAAGAATTAGGGATTAGTGATAACGATTTATGGATTGCTGCAATCGCATTGCGCCATGGATTGACCATCGTTTCAGCCGATAGCGATTTTCAGCGGATGCAGCAGGTCAGAGCATTACTTGTGGAATCCTGGTTATAA
- a CDS encoding four helix bundle protein, with protein sequence MSTIHDFKDLKIWQKGMEIAEKCYFLTKLFPKDELYGMVQQIRRAAASIPANIAEGYGRRSTPEYIRFLNIAQGSINELQTHILLSQRVGLSNQKDLDLIRGCLRSIICYIQAP encoded by the coding sequence ATGTCAACAATACATGATTTTAAAGACTTAAAAATTTGGCAAAAAGGTATGGAAATAGCAGAAAAGTGTTATTTTTTGACTAAACTATTTCCTAAAGACGAGTTATATGGTATGGTGCAACAAATAAGAAGAGCTGCAGCATCTATTCCAGCTAATATAGCAGAGGGGTACGGAAGACGATCAACACCTGAATATATCAGATTTTTGAACATTGCCCAAGGGTCAATTAACGAATTACAAACACATATTCTTTTATCTCAAAGAGTAGGATTATCTAATCAAAAAGATCTAGACTTGATTAGAGGTTGTCTGAGAAGTATCATTTGCTACATTCAAGCCCCCTAA